A single window of Rubripirellula lacrimiformis DNA harbors:
- a CDS encoding DoxX family protein, with amino-acid sequence MRKLFLFPLRLSVGWGFSPRLLSLIAAVMLVLLRISVGWHFYSEGMDKYAAGNFSAAPFFANAKGPMAGQFRGMVWDADGKLRLNEAANQYYWAVYRDQIIAHYGFDEAQTRRAQINYKDAVEQYQWVIAENSAELEEFELGRDRIALLETDESERTLRDGVASLGGQRDTIRREWLGKAAPALSQIDKIWDNYAAAQNAVATPEQADAHASLKLVKPRTGRIDTSVIDGIIPYFDIAVGLCLLLGFFTPIAGLAAAGFLGSVFLSQYPPTTGPSSSNYQLIECMACLVLASTGAGRFAGLDFFLHLIVRKFWYRDEPEIAT; translated from the coding sequence GTGCGAAAGTTATTTCTGTTTCCGCTTCGTTTAAGCGTCGGGTGGGGTTTCTCGCCGCGACTATTGAGCCTGATAGCAGCGGTCATGTTGGTCCTGTTGCGTATTTCTGTTGGCTGGCACTTCTACAGCGAGGGCATGGATAAGTATGCCGCTGGGAACTTCAGTGCAGCCCCCTTTTTCGCCAATGCGAAGGGGCCGATGGCAGGCCAGTTTCGTGGCATGGTCTGGGATGCGGACGGCAAACTGCGGCTAAACGAAGCAGCCAACCAATATTATTGGGCGGTTTATCGTGACCAAATCATCGCCCATTACGGTTTCGACGAAGCACAGACGCGTCGGGCACAGATCAACTACAAGGACGCCGTCGAGCAGTACCAGTGGGTGATCGCCGAGAATTCAGCGGAACTAGAAGAGTTCGAACTGGGCCGCGATCGCATCGCACTTTTGGAAACGGACGAATCCGAACGCACCCTGCGTGATGGAGTCGCCAGTTTGGGTGGCCAACGGGACACCATTCGCCGCGAATGGCTCGGTAAAGCGGCACCCGCGTTGTCGCAAATTGACAAAATCTGGGACAACTACGCGGCTGCGCAAAACGCCGTCGCAACGCCCGAACAAGCCGACGCCCACGCGTCCCTAAAATTGGTCAAACCACGCACTGGACGGATCGACACCAGCGTCATCGACGGGATCATTCCGTACTTCGATATCGCAGTCGGACTGTGCCTACTGTTGGGATTCTTTACCCCGATCGCGGGGCTAGCCGCAGCCGGATTCTTGGGGTCGGTGTTCTTGAGCCAGTACCCACCAACGACGGGTCCAAGTTCCAGCAACTATCAGTTGATCGAATGCATGGCCTGTTTGGTGCTGGCATCGACCGGTGCTGGTCGTTTTGCGGGACTGGATTTCTTCCTGCACTTGATCGTTCGCAAATTCTGGTACCGCGATGAACCAGAAATCGCAACCTAA
- a CDS encoding leucine-rich repeat domain-containing protein, translating to MLSIQDDRKVVIAGIVLASIAAVLLIAANLPYQYVAANQHWTGVAEVDGMIGFGSQALPRMAGWPYRYSVHYAADGNRWRYWSTLGLVTNVLVSIGVCGIVFAIVQIRVRRIASAGNPRRMQTIFDIGLACLIVLVPTVMLTRWHFEWKEHQQIANRVNRSGNCYMSAWLPAPMVDRLPKGLVERLSRVRRVQCVAADDALIRTVCRLPTLNLFESFYGRFQGQAMSPLIDRIHLAGFTLANQSLSNADIDVMVQLPWLSSICLKRTDVDSAMIARTSSMISLRTISLANTDVRLSELGRPQWADYVETLQLSRPAQGIRDSLTIEGWPELRSLTLTRRTEQLNDEPLTLRLVNLPKLETLRIDRIQKHNLHAENLPRLMAIDDEVTQELMMSSQNRWVPGLSWYQNLTLKNLPGLVRTTCFAGDLQTLDLEDLPRLRELELSAFLTSSAGDSLDNVNRPERIQTWLDTIGRCGVPAKLTLSGLPLKDVDLSGLANNAGIRHLLLKESTVTFDQVKNLQPMKNLTQLDLGFCEIHEDQLSWFVQEFPELSFLRINGTQLTEINLQGHPNLRFLDVGPLVRLDQLGIKDQPKLCLTIRIEHPLSKLEIRQARSVRGLAVTHPWPPSAVLSGLRDLRWFSAGGPELDDSLFQELARCPGLDQLTLAYPSLSTESLRKIGEMIRLTVLVVPGTDLDDSVTDHWQNLESLWEVNLDDTHVDVRTIAWLSSIESLRSVSLNRVPLSEAAISGLCEMSQLARLSLRGVDLTNRDISHLLANESLDVLDLSESKFDSRVLDTLAQSQGLKSLIVHRCDLTQSDVAKLLQSNLRMAVDLGELDSEPFADFQPEFRGEIQRRLTNFRKASWTYRSNRNLALTSAPTNQPAEPQPAEPQPAEPQPADPQPADPQPAEPQPADPQPDETIPDPESMEPDALKLADQSTANQEIPDQDSADLDGADPDSGDPDFADAEMEQFRSRTANHPYGMLASTIDPARIDVQQFRRSAAEAAPLGIARKMSSTDSAVATKGDQPEIGVPTSTKGNHDPAADDRQIQARPVSVTQTE from the coding sequence ATGCTATCTATCCAAGACGACCGCAAGGTCGTGATTGCAGGAATCGTGCTCGCGTCGATCGCAGCGGTGCTGTTGATCGCGGCGAACCTTCCGTATCAGTATGTTGCTGCGAACCAACACTGGACAGGTGTTGCCGAAGTCGACGGAATGATTGGATTTGGATCCCAGGCCCTGCCACGAATGGCGGGCTGGCCCTACCGCTATTCCGTGCATTACGCCGCCGACGGCAACCGTTGGCGTTATTGGTCGACGTTGGGATTGGTGACCAACGTTCTGGTATCGATCGGCGTTTGTGGAATCGTTTTTGCGATCGTGCAAATCCGAGTGCGGCGGATCGCGTCGGCAGGCAACCCGCGCCGAATGCAGACCATCTTTGACATCGGTCTGGCTTGTCTGATCGTCTTGGTCCCGACGGTGATGTTGACGCGGTGGCATTTCGAATGGAAGGAACACCAACAGATCGCCAACCGAGTCAATCGCAGCGGCAACTGTTACATGTCGGCTTGGTTGCCGGCCCCGATGGTTGACCGATTGCCGAAAGGATTGGTCGAACGTCTCAGCAGAGTGCGTCGGGTTCAGTGCGTTGCAGCCGATGACGCGTTGATCCGAACGGTTTGCAGGTTGCCAACGTTGAATCTGTTCGAATCGTTTTACGGACGATTCCAGGGTCAGGCGATGTCGCCGTTGATCGATCGAATCCACCTAGCCGGTTTTACGTTAGCGAACCAAAGTCTGTCGAACGCGGACATCGACGTCATGGTGCAATTGCCGTGGCTGTCATCGATTTGTCTGAAACGGACAGACGTGGATTCCGCGATGATCGCGCGGACCAGTTCGATGATCAGTTTGCGGACGATCAGCCTGGCCAACACGGACGTGCGGTTGTCGGAACTGGGCCGACCGCAATGGGCTGACTATGTGGAAACGCTGCAACTTTCACGTCCGGCCCAGGGCATTCGCGATTCGTTAACGATCGAAGGTTGGCCAGAACTGCGAAGTTTGACGCTGACCCGGCGCACGGAACAATTGAACGACGAACCGCTGACGCTGCGTCTGGTAAATTTGCCGAAATTAGAAACGCTGCGAATCGACCGGATCCAAAAGCACAACTTGCACGCCGAAAATCTGCCTCGATTGATGGCGATCGATGACGAAGTGACTCAAGAGTTGATGATGTCGTCGCAAAACCGATGGGTCCCGGGATTGTCTTGGTACCAGAATCTGACGCTCAAAAATTTGCCGGGCTTGGTTCGAACGACCTGTTTTGCCGGCGACCTTCAAACGCTGGACCTGGAAGACCTGCCACGTTTACGTGAACTGGAACTGAGCGCGTTCTTGACTTCGTCCGCGGGCGACTCGCTAGACAATGTGAACCGGCCCGAACGCATTCAGACCTGGTTGGATACGATCGGGCGATGCGGCGTTCCAGCCAAACTGACGCTTTCGGGGCTACCGCTAAAGGATGTCGATTTAAGCGGCTTGGCAAACAACGCGGGAATCCGGCATCTGCTTTTGAAGGAATCGACTGTCACGTTTGATCAGGTAAAAAACCTGCAGCCGATGAAAAACCTGACGCAGTTGGATCTTGGCTTTTGCGAAATCCACGAGGATCAATTGTCGTGGTTCGTTCAGGAGTTTCCCGAGCTATCGTTTTTGCGAATCAATGGCACGCAGTTGACGGAGATCAACTTGCAGGGTCATCCGAACTTGCGTTTCCTAGACGTCGGTCCCTTGGTCCGGTTGGATCAGTTGGGGATCAAGGACCAGCCGAAATTGTGTCTGACGATACGCATCGAACACCCGTTGTCGAAGCTTGAAATCCGTCAAGCTCGTTCGGTGCGCGGATTGGCCGTGACCCATCCGTGGCCGCCGTCTGCGGTGCTGTCCGGTCTGCGAGACCTGCGTTGGTTCTCGGCTGGCGGTCCGGAACTGGACGATTCCTTGTTCCAGGAACTGGCGCGGTGCCCAGGCCTGGACCAACTGACGCTTGCCTATCCGTCGCTATCCACGGAAAGCCTACGCAAGATCGGGGAAATGATTCGCTTGACCGTGCTTGTGGTACCGGGCACCGACCTGGATGATTCGGTCACCGACCATTGGCAGAATCTGGAATCGTTGTGGGAAGTCAATCTGGACGACACCCATGTCGACGTCCGCACGATCGCCTGGCTTAGCTCGATCGAATCGTTGCGATCGGTGTCCTTGAATCGCGTCCCGCTTAGCGAGGCAGCGATCAGCGGACTTTGTGAAATGAGCCAACTGGCACGTCTGTCGCTTCGCGGCGTCGATCTGACCAATCGAGACATCAGCCATCTGCTGGCGAACGAATCGCTAGACGTGCTAGATCTTTCCGAGTCCAAATTTGATTCGCGAGTACTCGACACGCTTGCCCAGTCGCAGGGTTTGAAGAGCCTGATTGTTCATCGCTGCGATCTGACGCAATCCGATGTCGCCAAATTGCTGCAGTCGAACCTTCGCATGGCGGTCGACTTGGGCGAATTGGATTCGGAACCATTCGCCGATTTCCAACCGGAATTCAGGGGCGAAATCCAGCGACGGTTGACGAACTTCCGGAAAGCGTCCTGGACCTATCGCAGCAACCGCAATTTGGCACTGACGTCCGCACCGACGAATCAACCCGCCGAACCCCAGCCCGCCGAACCCCAACCCGCCGAACCCCAACCCGCCGACCCCCAACCCGCCGACCCCCAACCCGCCGAACCCCAGCCCGCCGACCCCCAGCCAGACGAAACGATCCCCGATCCCGAATCGATGGAACCGGACGCCCTGAAATTGGCTGACCAGAGCACCGCCAACCAAGAGATCCCCGACCAAGATTCCGCCGACCTGGACGGTGCCGATCCGGACAGTGGCGATCCGGATTTCGCCGACGCGGAAATGGAACAGTTCCGGAGTCGGACGGCGAATCACCCGTACGGGATGTTGGCCAGCACCATTGATCCTGCGCGGATCGATGTCCAGCAATTCCGCCGCTCGGCTGCTGAGGCCGCCCCCCTGGGAATTGCCCGGAAAATGTCGTCAACCGATTCGGCGGTGGCAACAAAGGGTGACCAACCCGAGATCGGCGTGCCGACAAGCACCAAGGGGAATCACGATCCGGCGGCCGACGATCGTCAAATCCAGGCTCGACCCGTTTCGGTAACGCAAACGGAATAG